One Salvia miltiorrhiza cultivar Shanhuang (shh) unplaced genomic scaffold, IMPLAD_Smil_shh fragScaff_scaffold_132_2, whole genome shotgun sequence DNA window includes the following coding sequences:
- the LOC131002428 gene encoding pentatricopeptide repeat-containing protein At1g62720-like: protein MMSRRAAVSAIDLIHGRGFLNRWSHKSGILSPVFSLFSSKAFQPRRSRIDFSCVKNLDDAIELFRKMKSMRQEPSVRLYSKLMSVSVKIEQYSFALYVFDDMLSEGVPVNDYTMNIAVNCCCLLKDMNSGFSIMGFFFKSGYEPDVVTINTLIKGFFMNDKEAEAVKLFEKVLDLNLCKPDGVMILHIIDGLCKVGQVIAAHEWLLRLESSCWRPDVKAYNALIDRFCKEGMMEDAGKILETMTQQNICPDVFTYSSFIDGFCLKGEIERAKQLFDSMIERGLKPNIVTYGSLINGYCKKESLDEAWLLFLEIPGKGLKHNAHTYSTMIHALFRKDRFAEGRKLFEDMEAQQVHPNLHAYSVLLDGLCRNGIIDEALSLLHKMNVKGFTPDIVTYGSLIDGLCKNGKRDVARDLLRELPSKGLQPDVLIYTMIIDSLCREEYVEEAERLFVEMKNCGCGPDRVTYNIIIRSLLKQNELHKATSYMEEMCQKGLSADFATSSLPTDQADEQNGVDFFLKLMKNLAPKKIVS from the coding sequence ATGATGAGCAGAAGAGCAGCTGTTTCTGCAATCGATCTCATTCATGGAAGAGGATTTCTCAATAGATGGTCGCATAAATCGGGTATTCTCTCTCCTgtattctctctcttctcttccaaGGCTTTTCAACCTAGGCGGTCTAGAATCGATTTCAGTTGTGTTAAAAATCTTGACGATGCTATTGAATTGTTTCGAAAAATGAAGAGTATGCGGCAAGAGCCTTCTGTTCGCCTCTACAGCAAACTCATGAGTGTTAGTGTAAAGATTGAGCAGTACTCTTTTGCCCTTTATGTGTTCGATGATATGCTTAGTGAAGGTGTCCCAGTTAATGATTACACAATGAATATTGCGGTTAACTGTTGTTGTCTCTTGAAAGATATGAACTCTGGTTTTTCTATAATGGGATTCTTTTTTAAGAGTGGTTACGAGCCAGATGTCGTGACTATTAACACTCTCATTAAAGGGTTTTTTATGAATGATAAGGAGGCCGAAGCTGTGAAATTGTTCGAAAAGGTTCTGGATTTAAATCTTTGCAAGCCAGATGGTGTTATGATTCTGCATATTATAGATGGGTTGTGCAAAGTTGGACAGGTAATTGCAGCCCATGAATGGCTTCTTAGATTAGAGAGTAGTTGTTGGAGACCCGATGTTAAGGCTTATAACGCACTAATTGACAGATTCTGCAAAGAAGGAATGATGGAAGATGCTGGGAAGATATTGGAAACTATGACGCAACAAAATATTTGTCCCGATGTCTTCACATATTCTTCGTTTATTGATGGGTTTTGTTTGAAAGGTGAAATTGAGAGAGCAAAACAACTATTTGATTCCATGATAGAGAGGGGCCTTAAACCCAATATTGTTACCTATGGTAGCTTAATCAATGGATATTGCAAGAAAGAGAGCCTTGATGAAGCTTGGCTTCTTTTTCTTGAAATTCCAGGTAAAGGTTTGAAGCATAATGCACATACTTATAGTACCATGATACATGCATTATTTAGGAAAGATAGATTTGCTGAGGGCAGGAAGCTTTTTGAGGATATGGAAGCTCAACAAGTACATCCCAACTTGCATGCTTATAGTGTATTATTGGATGGGCTCTGTAGGAATGGGATTATTGATGAAGCTCTTTCGTTACTCCACAAGATGAATGTGAAAGGATTTACTCCGGACATAGTAACGTATGGCTCGCTAATTGATGGATTATGCAAAAATGGCAAGCGTGATGTTGCAAGAGATCTTTTAAGGGAACTTCCTTCTAAAGGTTTGCAGCCTGATGTTTTGATATATACAATGATCATTGATTCACTTTGTCGAGAAGAATATGTGGAGGAGGCAGAACGTTTGTTTGTAGAGATGAAGAATTGTGGCTGTGGACCTGATCGTGTGACATACAACATTATCATCCGAAGTTTGCTAAAGCAAAATGAGCTTCACAAGGCAACATCATACATGGAAGAAATGTGCCAAAAGGGATTATCAGCAGATTTTGCAACTTCTTCGCTGCCAACTGATCAAGCTGATGAACAAAATGGAGttgatttttttcttaaattgatGAAGAACCTTGCTCCCAAGAAAATTGTATCGTAG
- the LOC131002430 gene encoding protein SOB FIVE-LIKE 5-like isoform X2, translating into MNNASTSECSSGCESGWTTYLDHLSNSTYPYTHQPKGSANVHDHEVDDDDDLSMVSDASSGPPHLHPPPPQRNQKTKTKETKLKSKKKQHSLCLDDTASSPFLHFSQGNAVPPENHHSISTAHFEEERMTKMKVGFFKSSGSLLGRKRQ; encoded by the exons ATGAACAACGCATCCACCTCTGAGTGCAGCAGTGGCTGCGAATCCGGGTGGACTACGTACTTGGACCACCTCTCCAACTCCACATATCCGTACACACACCAACCCAAAGGATCAGCCAATGTGCATGATCATGAAGTTGATGATGACGACGATCTTTCTATGGTCTCGGATGCCTCATCGGGGCCTCCCCATTTGCACCCCCCTCCGCCTCAACGAAATCAGAAAACTAAAACAAAAGAGACAAAGTTGAAgtccaagaagaagcaacatagCTTGTGCCTTGATGACACTGCTAGCTCCCCTTTCTTGCATTTCTCTCAG GGCAATGCAGTCCCACCTGAAAATCATCACTCAATTTCTACTGCACATTTTGAG GAAGAGAGGATGACAAAAATGAAAGTGGGATTCTTCAAATCATCAG GCAGTTTACTGGGAAGAAAAAGGCAGTAA
- the LOC131002430 gene encoding protein SOB FIVE-LIKE 5-like isoform X1, protein MNNASTSECSSGCESGWTTYLDHLSNSTYPYTHQPKGSANVHDHEVDDDDDLSMVSDASSGPPHLHPPPPQRNQKTKTKETKLKSKKKQHSLCLDDTASSPFLHFSQGNAVPPENHHSISTAHFEVLLLPQLIISSPFFTCCEPRFTRFHIV, encoded by the exons ATGAACAACGCATCCACCTCTGAGTGCAGCAGTGGCTGCGAATCCGGGTGGACTACGTACTTGGACCACCTCTCCAACTCCACATATCCGTACACACACCAACCCAAAGGATCAGCCAATGTGCATGATCATGAAGTTGATGATGACGACGATCTTTCTATGGTCTCGGATGCCTCATCGGGGCCTCCCCATTTGCACCCCCCTCCGCCTCAACGAAATCAGAAAACTAAAACAAAAGAGACAAAGTTGAAgtccaagaagaagcaacatagCTTGTGCCTTGATGACACTGCTAGCTCCCCTTTCTTGCATTTCTCTCAG GGCAATGCAGTCCCACCTGAAAATCATCACTCAATTTCTACTGCACATTTTGAGGTGCTTTTGTTACCTCAGTTAATCATTTCTTCCCCTTTTTTCACTTGTTGTGAACCAAGATTTACGCGTTTTCACATTGTTTAG